A window from Nitrospira sp. ND1 encodes these proteins:
- a CDS encoding DNA-3-methyladenine glycosylase, producing MNQPSPEIAHLCKIDPVMKRVIGEVGPYALSLRARRSPFESLARAIAYQQLHDKAAESILRRFIALFPGRRFPRPADLLAMAPETIRGTGFSHAKIAALHDLAAKAMDGTVPTTTVIQRLEDDAIVERLIAVRGVGRWTVEMLLIFQLGRPDVLPVDDFGVRNGFRIAYKRKAMPTAKELLRYGERWRPYRTAAAWYLWRAADRAKVVRTTLPVVRAAGKRAPNG from the coding sequence ATGAACCAGCCGTCACCGGAAATTGCTCACCTGTGTAAGATCGATCCGGTGATGAAGCGGGTCATCGGCGAAGTCGGCCCTTATGCGTTGTCGCTTCGAGCGAGGCGTTCCCCGTTTGAGTCGCTGGCCCGCGCCATTGCCTATCAGCAACTGCATGACAAGGCGGCGGAGAGTATTCTCAGGCGGTTCATCGCGCTGTTCCCCGGCCGGCGCTTTCCCCGTCCGGCTGACCTGCTGGCGATGGCGCCGGAGACTATTCGCGGCACAGGATTTTCTCACGCCAAGATTGCCGCGCTGCATGATCTGGCGGCCAAGGCGATGGATGGAACCGTGCCGACCACGACCGTCATTCAACGGCTCGAGGATGATGCCATTGTCGAACGGTTGATCGCGGTGCGCGGGGTCGGACGGTGGACCGTGGAGATGCTGCTGATTTTTCAGCTCGGCCGACCCGATGTCCTGCCGGTGGATGACTTTGGCGTACGGAACGGATTCCGGATCGCATACAAACGAAAGGCGATGCCGACCGCGAAAGAGTTGTTGCGGTATGGAGAACGCTGGAGGCCCTATCGCACGGCCGCAGCCTGGTATCTCTGGCGCGCGGCGGATCGGGCGAAAGTGGTGCGAACAACTCTGCCCGTGGTGAGGGCTGCGGGGAAGCGAGCTCCGAATGGCTGA
- a CDS encoding DedA family protein/thiosulfate sulfurtransferase GlpE produces the protein MNTFQFLADHGASVLFWVIFVEQIGFPIPAIPLLIAAGALVGAGKMSLAMALLVPVAAALPPDLAWYYLGRIKGGKVLGFLCRLSLEPDSCVRDTENLLHRYGPRGLLLAKFIPGFNTVAPPLAGIVGMAATTFALYDVAGTLIWAAVSAGVGALFSNQLEQLVGLLDQAGGLVFGVLLIGLTGFIGYKFYYRQQFLRHLRMSKISVDELKQRLDAGEAISVVDVRHPLSLQLDPDTIPGAINFTLEEIEHRHQEIPRDRDIVLYCTCPNEVSSARTAFLLKKKGIHRVRPLEGGLDAWRERQYPVERRVNAGVGG, from the coding sequence ATGAACACCTTCCAATTTCTCGCCGATCACGGCGCCTCGGTGCTGTTCTGGGTGATCTTCGTTGAGCAGATCGGATTTCCGATTCCGGCGATTCCTCTCCTCATTGCGGCTGGTGCGCTCGTCGGGGCCGGGAAAATGAGCCTTGCCATGGCGTTGCTCGTGCCGGTGGCCGCTGCGCTCCCGCCGGACCTCGCCTGGTACTATCTTGGTCGCATCAAGGGCGGCAAGGTGCTGGGTTTTCTCTGTCGCCTGTCGCTTGAGCCGGACTCCTGCGTCAGGGACACGGAAAATCTGTTACACCGGTACGGGCCACGTGGTCTGTTGCTGGCCAAGTTCATCCCCGGTTTCAATACGGTGGCGCCGCCGCTGGCCGGGATTGTCGGCATGGCCGCGACGACCTTCGCACTGTACGATGTCGCGGGCACGTTGATCTGGGCGGCAGTCAGCGCCGGAGTCGGCGCGTTATTCAGCAATCAACTCGAGCAACTGGTCGGGTTGTTGGATCAAGCGGGCGGACTGGTGTTCGGGGTGCTGCTCATCGGCCTGACGGGATTCATCGGCTATAAGTTCTATTATCGGCAGCAGTTCCTCAGGCATCTGCGCATGTCGAAGATTTCCGTGGACGAGCTCAAACAGCGTCTGGATGCGGGCGAGGCGATCAGCGTGGTGGATGTGCGGCATCCCCTGTCGCTGCAACTCGATCCGGACACCATTCCCGGTGCGATCAACTTCACGTTGGAAGAGATCGAGCATCGGCACCAGGAGATACCGCGCGATCGCGACATCGTGCTCTATTGCACCTGCCCGAATGAAGTCTCCAGCGCCAGGACGGCGTTTCTGTTGAAGAAGAAAGGCATCCACCGTGTGCGCCCGCTCGAAGGTGGTCTCGATGCCTGGCGAGAACGGCAGTATCCCGTAGAGCGACGGGTGAACGCCGGTGTAGGCGGCTGA
- the uraH gene encoding hydroxyisourate hydrolase, whose product MAESRISTHVLDIAQGRPAQGIPVTLEGQGLAGIWKLLGKSRTDADGRSNDLYPAKQRLQPGVYRLTFDVSTYFRSQHVTSFYPEVVVIFTLSDAGQPYHIPLLLSPFGYSTYRGS is encoded by the coding sequence ATGGCCGAGTCACGAATCAGCACGCATGTGCTGGACATTGCGCAAGGCCGACCTGCACAGGGCATTCCCGTCACGTTGGAAGGCCAGGGGTTGGCGGGAATCTGGAAACTACTCGGCAAGAGCAGAACGGATGCGGACGGCCGGAGCAACGATCTCTATCCGGCAAAGCAGCGACTTCAGCCCGGAGTCTACCGTCTCACATTTGACGTCTCGACCTATTTTCGCTCACAGCACGTGACGAGCTTTTACCCTGAGGTGGTCGTCATCTTCACTCTGTCCGACGCGGGACAGCCGTACCACATTCCGCTGCTCCTGAGCCCCTTCGGCTACAGCACCTATCGAGGGAGCTGA
- a CDS encoding cytochrome-c peroxidase, protein MGKMSIKWMVGTVVVATVGAMGLAATRVMGEPSVAQPGAVPVAQEVPLGLEDPSGYIPADNPQTARKLELGRWLFFDKRLSKNGTVACATCHMPGLAFTDGQPVSTGIYRLQGGRSAPTAINRVYSKAQFWDGRADTLEDQSVGPFVSPVEHGFLDHHELVSKIKSIEGYRMLFREVFGREVTVGDVGRAIAAFQRTLLSGNSPVDRFDMGGDEQALSDSAKRGLELFRGKARCTRCHSGFNFSDEKFHNLGIGWDTNTVDLGRYMVTKNAEDIGAFKTPTLREIARTAPYMHDGRFATLEDVVRFYNQGGIKNPHLDNTVIPLELTGPEQQDLVAFLRSLNGEGWQHVAAPVEFPK, encoded by the coding sequence ATGGGCAAGATGAGCATCAAGTGGATGGTCGGTACAGTGGTGGTGGCGACCGTCGGGGCGATGGGCTTGGCGGCCACCAGGGTCATGGGTGAGCCGTCGGTGGCGCAACCAGGCGCCGTTCCCGTGGCACAGGAGGTGCCGCTGGGATTGGAGGATCCCAGCGGATATATTCCGGCCGACAACCCGCAGACGGCGCGGAAACTCGAGCTGGGTCGCTGGCTCTTTTTCGACAAGCGGCTTTCAAAGAACGGAACGGTGGCGTGCGCAACCTGTCATATGCCGGGCCTGGCCTTCACGGATGGGCAGCCGGTCTCGACGGGCATTTACCGGTTGCAGGGCGGACGTAGCGCCCCGACGGCGATCAACCGGGTGTATAGCAAGGCGCAATTCTGGGACGGTCGAGCCGACACGTTGGAGGATCAATCAGTCGGTCCGTTCGTCAGCCCGGTTGAGCACGGGTTTCTCGACCACCATGAGTTGGTGAGCAAGATCAAGAGCATCGAGGGCTATCGGATGCTCTTTCGGGAGGTGTTCGGCCGCGAGGTGACCGTCGGCGATGTGGGCCGCGCGATCGCTGCTTTTCAGCGGACCCTGTTGTCGGGCAACAGCCCGGTGGACCGGTTCGATATGGGCGGCGATGAGCAGGCCTTGAGCGATTCGGCGAAGCGAGGGCTCGAACTGTTTCGAGGGAAGGCCCGCTGCACACGGTGCCACTCCGGGTTCAACTTCTCCGACGAGAAATTTCATAACCTCGGTATCGGCTGGGATACGAACACCGTCGATTTGGGGCGCTACATGGTGACGAAGAATGCCGAGGATATCGGCGCGTTCAAGACGCCCACGTTGCGAGAGATCGCGCGTACGGCGCCGTACATGCACGACGGCCGGTTTGCGACGCTCGAAGATGTCGTCCGGTTCTACAACCAGGGTGGCATCAAGAATCCGCACCTCGATAACACCGTGATCCCGCTCGAACTGACCGGGCCCGAGCAGCAGGATCTGGTCGCATTCTTACGGTCGCTCAACGGCGAAGGGTGGCAGCACGTGGCTGCGCCCGTAGAGTTTCCGAAGTAA
- a CDS encoding MBL fold metallo-hydrolase, protein MADLRKRLDANRAGNFYVDSTCINCDACRQLAPSSFEEVGEYSAVTHQPATELETRLAYRALLACPTGSIGAEHTNHTLLSAAKADFPLPIEGNVYYCGFNSEKSFGANSFFVQHPDGNWLIDSPRYLKPLVDVFDRMGGLAQIFLTHEDDVADAARYARRFGARRIIHRADVHAMPEAEVIIEGPEPRSYSEDFRIIPVPGHTAGSLCLLHRDRFLFTGDHLWWDQEARELASPQQLVWNAEALHRSIEQLTNCSFEWVLAGHGGRVWLPQSEMRAAVRELVERRQ, encoded by the coding sequence ATGGCTGACCTGCGCAAAAGACTGGATGCGAATCGAGCCGGAAACTTCTATGTCGATTCCACCTGCATCAATTGCGATGCCTGCCGACAATTGGCTCCGTCGAGTTTCGAAGAAGTGGGAGAATATTCTGCGGTGACTCATCAGCCGGCCACTGAATTGGAAACGAGACTGGCCTATCGCGCGTTGCTCGCCTGCCCGACCGGGTCGATCGGGGCCGAGCATACGAACCATACCCTCTTGAGTGCCGCGAAGGCCGACTTCCCGCTCCCGATCGAAGGGAACGTCTACTACTGCGGTTTCAATTCGGAAAAGTCGTTCGGGGCGAACAGTTTCTTCGTGCAGCATCCGGACGGCAACTGGCTGATCGATTCGCCGCGGTATCTCAAACCGCTTGTCGATGTCTTCGATCGGATGGGAGGCCTCGCACAGATCTTTTTGACCCATGAAGACGATGTGGCGGATGCCGCCAGGTATGCGCGCCGGTTCGGAGCCCGGCGGATCATCCACCGTGCGGATGTCCATGCGATGCCCGAGGCGGAGGTGATCATTGAAGGACCGGAACCTCGCTCGTACAGCGAAGACTTCCGCATCATCCCCGTTCCCGGCCATACGGCGGGCAGCCTCTGTCTGCTGCATCGGGACCGGTTTCTGTTTACCGGCGATCATCTTTGGTGGGACCAGGAGGCTAGGGAGCTGGCCTCCCCGCAGCAGTTGGTGTGGAATGCAGAGGCCTTGCACCGCTCAATCGAGCAACTGACGAACTGTTCATTCGAATGGGTGTTGGCCGGTCATGGCGGCCGCGTCTGGCTGCCACAATCCGAAATGCGGGCGGCGGTGCGCGAGCTGGTCGAGCGACGACAATGA
- a CDS encoding ankyrin repeat domain-containing protein produces the protein MCALSWTGLLFMASVSLAGAEPGHRTGDQALIAAAERNDVEAVRQLLKEGASVRARDPQGRTALLAATYRNHVEIAKLLILTGSDVNTQDAMQNSPLLLAGASGYLDILRMTLAADPDFTIYNRYGGTALIPACERGHVEVVKELLKTKIDVNHVNRLGWTALLEAIILGDGGPTHQTIVGLLVAAGADLNLGDGDGVTPLRHARQKGYRVIADILLSAGARE, from the coding sequence ATGTGCGCTCTGTCATGGACCGGTCTGCTCTTCATGGCGAGCGTCAGCCTGGCCGGCGCCGAGCCGGGTCATCGGACGGGAGACCAGGCTCTGATTGCGGCGGCAGAACGCAACGATGTCGAGGCTGTGCGACAGCTGTTGAAAGAAGGAGCCAGCGTCCGGGCCCGTGATCCGCAGGGGCGCACCGCCTTGTTGGCTGCAACCTATCGGAACCATGTCGAGATCGCGAAGCTACTGATCCTGACCGGCTCCGATGTGAACACGCAGGATGCCATGCAAAACAGTCCTCTGCTGTTGGCCGGGGCCAGCGGGTATCTCGACATTCTGCGAATGACGTTGGCTGCCGATCCGGACTTTACGATCTACAATCGCTACGGAGGCACCGCGTTGATCCCGGCGTGCGAACGAGGCCACGTGGAAGTCGTGAAAGAACTGCTGAAGACCAAGATCGACGTGAACCACGTGAACCGGCTGGGCTGGACGGCTTTGTTGGAAGCCATCATTCTCGGTGACGGAGGGCCGACACATCAGACCATCGTCGGATTGCTTGTGGCTGCAGGGGCCGATCTCAACCTTGGCGACGGAGACGGGGTGACGCCGCTCCGGCATGCCAGGCAGAAAGGCTACAGAGTGATCGCCGACATTCTCTTGTCGGCGGGGGCGCGGGAATAA
- a CDS encoding hydrogen peroxide-inducible genes activator — translation MTLTELQYIVAVSRERHFGRAADRVFVTQPALSLAIKKLEDELGVAIFERRKNHVELTPLGEQIVHQAQRVLEEADQIKLLAAQGKNQLVGALRFGVIATVGPYLLPDLIPLLHKRAPGMPLEIEENLTVNLTAMLKSGKLDVIMIALPFEEPGILTQALYDEPFKAVVPADHRLAKRSKIDSALLSTERVLLPHAGHCFRQQVLESCPELSRSDTESLQGNSLETIRQMVASGLGITVMPCSAVTAKHQSKRLAVLEFMKPVPERRIALAWRKGFTRPAVIPVIQEAVGALKIPGLMAIASGQ, via the coding sequence ATGACCCTGACGGAACTGCAATACATCGTGGCGGTGTCGCGCGAACGTCATTTCGGGCGGGCGGCGGATCGGGTGTTCGTTACACAACCGGCCCTCAGCCTGGCCATCAAAAAACTGGAAGATGAATTGGGGGTGGCGATTTTCGAGCGACGCAAGAATCACGTCGAGCTCACGCCGCTCGGGGAGCAGATCGTCCATCAGGCTCAACGCGTGCTGGAGGAGGCGGATCAGATCAAACTGCTCGCCGCGCAGGGGAAGAACCAACTCGTCGGCGCCTTGCGGTTCGGGGTGATTGCGACGGTGGGGCCGTATCTCTTGCCCGACCTGATCCCGCTGCTGCACAAGCGCGCCCCCGGCATGCCGCTCGAAATCGAAGAAAATCTGACCGTCAATCTGACCGCCATGCTGAAGAGCGGCAAACTGGACGTGATTATGATCGCGCTACCGTTCGAAGAACCGGGCATTCTCACCCAAGCCCTCTATGACGAACCGTTCAAGGCCGTCGTGCCCGCCGATCACCGGCTGGCCAAACGGTCGAAAATCGATTCGGCACTCTTGAGCACGGAGCGCGTGCTCTTACCGCACGCAGGACATTGTTTCCGGCAACAGGTCCTGGAGAGCTGCCCGGAACTCAGCCGGTCGGACACGGAAAGTTTGCAGGGCAATTCGCTGGAGACGATCCGTCAGATGGTGGCCTCCGGACTGGGCATCACCGTCATGCCCTGCAGTGCCGTCACGGCCAAACATCAGAGCAAACGGCTGGCTGTCCTGGAGTTCATGAAGCCGGTGCCGGAACGCAGAATTGCGTTGGCATGGAGGAAGGGCTTTACAAGACCGGCGGTGATTCCTGTGATTCAGGAGGCGGTCGGTGCATTGAAAATTCCCGGACTGATGGCCATTGCCTCAGGACAATAA